A genomic region of Actinomycetota bacterium contains the following coding sequences:
- a CDS encoding dioxygenase, translating into MSDLFTRRRMLQLGLAVPAALLVACSSDGEPVAQTTPTATDPNSTPATTAPTTLTPTPSCDDGDDATPAQTEGPYFTPNSPERSSLLGSGVSGTHLLLTGAVVATDCRPVAQALVDFWQADDSGAYDNSGYKLRGHQFTDAQGRYSLTTIMPGIYPGRTRHIHVKVQAPGESILTTQLYFPGQAGNASDGIYRKECEMDIADAANGKAGTFTFVLDV; encoded by the coding sequence ATGAGTGATCTATTCACGCGTCGCCGGATGCTCCAGCTCGGACTCGCAGTGCCGGCGGCGCTGTTGGTCGCGTGCAGCAGCGACGGCGAACCCGTGGCACAGACCACTCCCACGGCCACGGATCCGAACAGCACGCCCGCGACGACGGCCCCAACGACCCTGACCCCGACACCGTCCTGCGACGACGGCGACGATGCGACCCCGGCTCAGACGGAAGGTCCGTACTTCACGCCGAACTCGCCCGAGCGCTCGTCGCTCCTCGGATCTGGCGTGAGTGGCACGCATCTCCTGCTCACCGGCGCCGTTGTGGCAACCGATTGCAGGCCGGTCGCGCAGGCGCTCGTCGACTTCTGGCAGGCCGACGACTCCGGCGCGTACGACAACAGCGGGTACAAGCTTCGCGGACATCAATTCACCGACGCGCAAGGCCGCTATTCGCTCACGACGATCATGCCCGGCATCTATCCCGGTCGCACCCGCCACATCCACGTGAAGGTTCAGGCGCCGGGAGAGTCGATCCTCACGACCCAGCTCTACTTCCCCGGCCAGGCCGGGAACGCGAGCGACGGCATCTACCGCAAGGAATGCGAGATGGATATCGCCGACGCCGCGAACGGAAAGGCCGGCACTTTCACCTTCGTCCTCGACGTCTAG